A region from the Plasmodium berghei ANKA genome assembly, chromosome: 9 genome encodes:
- a CDS encoding parasitophorous vacuolar protein 1, which produces MMIKVALAIFLSIIPAYAIKVKVGKEFIDIPDEISHMTAMYSSGAKNDSYIDAVNAVLEKPEDNYKFSITNDVHKCYFSKIDIEINDEHRPIHKLFREENKSIIEDAIRDYKLLLMLDLEKNAKKKIDLTKLPEHFQDIGVGYLSTIKPSFFHKYTHNENENSMKEGLEISYDNNELDDSKTRNNENSDLSKFNNDKPNDDKQKRSMMISSQQIIMHNGNTNGELGESENEEYYNNMNKEKALNIFMNNTNLHMTGICIALKNNENKYIGQCAAKMNKHFSSIACESHENNYLRKNQKIKELFPGMMHEQLNSRMSEMIKFFENPEEATGMLLSALSKPGLMESINSLDIASNFNFGLPHENMNPEELLNLDNSPKYDIDQDKTNLDN; this is translated from the coding sequence atgatgattaAGGTGGCGTTAGCAATTTTCTTATCCATTATCCCTGCATATGCTATTAAAGTTAAAGTGGGAAAAGAATTTATTGACATTCCTGATGAAATAAGCCATATGACTGCTATGTATTCTTCAGGAGCAAAAAATGATAGTTATATAGACGCAGTTAATGCAGTTTTAGAAAAACCAGaagataattataaattttcaattaCAAATGACGTACACAAATGCTATTTTAGCAAAATTGATATTGAAATTAATGATGAGCATAGACCAATTCACAAATTATTTcgtgaagaaaataaatcaataaTAGAAGATGCTATAAGGGACTACAAATTATTGTTAATGCTagatttagaaaaaaatgctaaaaaaaaaatagattTGACAAAATTACCAGAACATTTTCAAGATATAGGAGTAGGCTATTTGAGTACAATAAAGCCTTCATTTTTCCATAAATATACccataatgaaaatgaaaattcaATGAAAGAAGGATTAGAAATAAGTTATGATAACAATGAACTTGATGATTCAAAAACTagaaataatgaaaattcagatttatctaaatttaataatgataaacctaatgatgataaacaaaaaagaaGCATGATGATATCATCACAGCAAATTATAATGCATAATGGAAATACAAATGGTGAACTTGGAGAATcagaaaatgaagaatattataataatatgaataaagaaaaagctttaaatatatttatgaataatacaaatttacACATGACTGGAATATGTATtgcattaaaaaataatgaaaataaatatattggcCAATGTGCAGctaaaatgaataaacaTTTTAGTTCAATTGCTTGCGAATCccatgaaaataattatttaagaaaaaatcaaaaaataaaagaattattTCCAGGAATGATGCATGAACAATTAAATAGTAGAATGTCTGAAAtgattaaattttttgaaaatccAGAGGAAGCTACTGGTATGTTATTATCCGCTTTAAGTAAACCAGGATTGATGGAATCGATAAATTCTTTAGATATAGCAtctaattttaattttggcCTACCTcatgaaaatatgaacccagaagaattattaaatttagaTAATAGCCCAAAGTATGACATTGATCAAGATAAAACCAATTTagataattaa
- a CDS encoding fam-d protein, which produces MKMMNIILSFFILVISANVKAASFLDVNNTNPKLIAYDVISEPNATFVNDNKRHYTYLNLINDIFRDQSKNTKYAYEGGNYHLAIIDFDISIDNSNRLLKKFFSEKRIEALKLGTIYFISYIKNKIKHLISRYMYKYDFEKNYATDLMNLADDLKTLIYDRFVYEFTHDLIKFRTIPENKKLKERSNQAFEALVQNSSMNIQGYCIKITKDENHIYLSKDFSLYFNITISKYQSNATYDFEFPEYEVVEVGTKALRKL; this is translated from the coding sequence atgaaaatgatgaatattatattatcatttttcatattagtGATTTCTGCAAATGTCAAAGCTGCATCTTTTCTAGATGTAAATAATACCAATCCAAAATTAATTGCATATGATGTGATATCCGAACCTAATGCAACATTTGTAAACGATAATAAAAGgcattatacatatttaaatttaattaatgaTATTTTCAGGGATCaatcaaaaaatacaaaatatgcatatgaaGGTGGTAATTATCATTTGGCTATAATAGATTTTGATATATCCATAGATAATTCTAATCGacttttgaaaaaatttttttctgaaaAGAGGATTGAAGCATTAAAATTAGgaacaatatattttatatcttatataaagaataagATTAAGCATTTAATTTCACGATAcatgtataaatatgattttgaaaaaaactATGCTACCGATTTAATGAACTTAGCCGATGATTTAAAAACTTTGATATATGATAGGTTTGTTTACGAGTTTACACACGACCTTATAAAATTCAGAACAATAccagaaaataaaaagctCAAAGAAAGGTCAAATCAAGCTTTTGAAGCACTTGTGCAAAATTCATCTATGAACATTCAAGGTTATTGTATTAAAATAACGAAGGATGaaaatcatatttatttaagcAAAGATTTTAgtctttattttaatatcacTATAAGTAAATATCAATCAAATGCTACTTATGATTTTGAATTTCCAGAATATGAAGTTGTTGAAGTCGGTACTAAAGCTTTAAGAaagttataa
- a CDS encoding spermidine synthase, putative — translation MDKLMTNNKVALSIVLVGGLCSLALYQMKKKFNFAHFLFSKKWFSEFSIMWPGQAFSLEIKKIIYQGKSKYQNVIVFDSTTYGRVLILDGVIQLTEKDECAYHEMMTHIPMNVGKEAKNVLVVGGGDGGIIRELCKYKYIENIDICEIDEMVIEVSKKYFKDISCGYEDKRVNVFIEDASKFLENVTNTYDVIIVDSSDPIGPAESLFNQNFYEKLYNALKPNGYCVSQCESMWIHVGTIKNMIGYAKKLFKKVEYANISIPTYPCGCIGLLCCSKTDTDMSKPNKKLESKEFANLKYYSYENHSAAFKLPAFVLKEIENA, via the exons atggataaacTAATGACAAACAATAAAGTCGCATTATCAATTGTTTTGGTTGGAGGTCTATGCTCTTTAGCATTATATcagatgaaaaaaaaattcaactttgcacattttttattttcaaaaaaatggtTTAGTGAATTTTCTATAATGTGGCCCGGGCAGGCATTTAGCTTGgagattaaaaaaattatataccAAGGAAAGTCAAAATATCAg AATGTTATCGTGTTTGATAGTACAACATATGGCAGAGTATTGATTTTAGATGGTGTTATACAACTCACTGAAAAAGATGAATGTGCATACCATGAAATGATGACACATATTCCTATGAACGTTGGGAAGGAAGCAAAGAATGTTTTAGTTGTTGGGGGAGGAGATGGAGGTATAATAAGAGAGctatgtaaatataaatatattgaaaatatagatatttgTGAGATTGATGAAATGGTTATTGAggtttcaaaaaaatattttaaagatATAAGTTGTGGTTATGAAGATAAAAGAGTAAATGTATTTATTGAGGATGCTAGTAAATTTTTGGAAAATGTAACTAATACTTATGATGTTATAATTGTAGATAGTTCAGACCCTATAGGCCCAGCTGAAAGTTTATTTAATCAAAACTTTTATGAAAAGTTATATAATGCTTTAAAACCAAATGGATATTGCGTATCGCAG TGCGAGTCTATGTGGATACATGTTGgaacaataaaaaacatgattggatatgcaaaaaaattatttaaaaaagtcGAATATGCAAATATTAGTATTCCCACGTATCCATGCGGATGCATAG GATTATTATGCTGCTCTAAAACTGATACAGACATGTCAAAAccaaacaaaaaattagaaTCCAAAGAATTTGCTAATTTGAAGTATTACAGTTATGAAAATCATTCTGCCGCATTTAAATTGCCAGCATTTGTTTTAAAGGAAATTGAAAACgcataa